TTTCCAGAATTAACCTCTTAGGTATTTGATAATTCATATGCCTAAAATTATTCATCTAAATTCTTAAGACAGGCAACAGGTATGTTACATTAAATGTATTCAGGAGAATATAGATTTTTACTAATTCTAGTTGTTTCAACTTTGATAGTAATTGAAATGTATTAGTATTATTTAGATTTTGAGACCCCTTACTATAGTCATTTAAGAAGCTTGTTTTttaaaacctgtatttttaataaattccttGTAATGCTTGTGTTTTAGCTTAGAGATGAGGATAGAGGTTGTCTTACCTGTTTAGATAATTGTGTGTCCAGAAATTAACTTCTTTACGGTggtattttaattccttttattcTGACTATATTTTATACCGACACTTAGTGTCTAGATTCTGATTTTTAGGGTCTAATCATAATTCTCTTGGGGCTTAGTGCTTGTTACTTTGGTAACAGTGAAACTTTGATGAAGATTTTAATGATTTGGACATTATCCATAGGGGATCAGCAGTTGCCTCATGTGATTTGCCATATAGCTTTCTTGTGGGGAAAATGGTCCTTTAATTTGTAGCTGGTTCTTGAAGATGTCATACTGAATGAGATTCCTATAACTTAGCCCTTGGACAATAAAGGTCATTATGGTaggatgatttttttctgtttgtgttttctcttCGTCGGGTTTTCACAGTCACGCATTTTGACATTTTACAAGGAAAGGTCTGCTTAAATTTCTTTAGGGGAATCTTTGTATTTTGAGAGTCCTTTGTTGCTTGAACCAGCAGTAAGTTCTTTGGCATAAAAGGCCATTGGTATTACCAGTTGATCTTCTCAAATacaattttcttctaaaaactaGTGTATTCTATTTTGTGTTCATGAGCCATTTGCATGAATTTAAAACGAACTGCATTTCTTGCCTCATTTTTGTTATGCCTGTTTACATGGGTCAGATGAAATAGTATGGTTCAAAAGGAAAGTCCAGTGATTTGAATTGTAGGGAATCTGGAATGGCTAGATCATTGGTTTGGAAACTGGTGCCAGTGAGAGTGAGTGGTTTGAGAGGTAGGATAGATTTCTGAACCCAGCAGGGCTGGGGCATGAGCTGTTTTTTATGCCCAAAGATAGAGATAATTCACTTTTTGTTTACCTCCGGAGTTTTAAAAGTAACATCTTGCACAAAGGAGAGACTAAGATTTATGTAAAAGGAAAATAGTAGTATTAACCAAAAGCCCCtaagtatattttttatatgtgttaatttccataaatggattaaaaacgaCAAGTTAACAGGCTAGTTAATACTTGTCTACTGAGAAGAAACCTCTGTAGAAGCACTGAGGCCATCCTGCTTTCTAAATCATAAATTTTCCTGTTTCTGAGGCTCAGACTTTAAGTGTTCCTTATTGGAACTTAAAACAGGCAGTATGAGTGCTTTAGTAACTTTTACTACAGCACTGATTCTTTGGCACTTGGCAAATCAGTAAGTACTGTGCTTCAAGGGGGAAAGTTTTAGGTCAGTGACTAAAAATTGCTTAGGTGAAAATTAGTCATCCTCTCACTTGTTTGGTAGTGTAAGTATGGTATGTTCTGATTTAGGAAAATGTACCTATGACAGCCACTCCTAGGAAAAGAAGGTATTTCCTTgttaaaataagatgaaaacatTTTAGATTTAAGTTGGGTTGAACAGAAGAGAGAGTTATCTTTGAGAGCCTGTAAAGTCAGTGTATTCACTACCATAGGGTTGGAGAATGTTACAAATTCAGAGCAAAATAGCCACTAATAAGGTACATGAGAGACTCATCACTTCGTATATGAGTTACAACATTTCAAAGCTGtttaatatatcacattttgttcttTAATACCTTTGAAGTTAGGCATGCAGCCAttggtgggattttttttgtagaataatAACTGAGCCTTTGAGTTAAGTTAGTTATTAAAAAGGTGCAGAATTAAtagaataagatttttttttcttccactgatGTGTCTTAACCTTCTTAGGCTGCCACAGGCTCTTAGAAAAGTACCAACATGGAGTATAAAGACTTTTTAGAACTGATGTCCATGTAAGAagttttctgttgtattttgaattttctatttacAAATGGAAGAGTCAGTAGTACCAAGCCATCACTTTGGTTTGTCTTTAGCAATCACTAGGATACTTGTCTAATGAagcgagtgatttttgaaagcTAAATGTGTGCTGGGCAGTAGATATAGGCACTGTGGACAGTGACCAAGATAGTATTCTCTCTGCCCTATTAGAACTTTTGAGTGGAGTTTATGCTTAAATGTTTGAATTGATGGTGGTATTTCTTATCCAGCCAACATGTATGAAATGGCTGTTTGTTTTTGAGAGGCCAAAAATAGTTGATATTGATAATTttatatggttcaacctaatatCACTAACTAGTAATGATGATTGGTATGCTTCTATGGGTGAAAAGATCAGGGATTTAGCTAACAATAAAACCCCTCTGTTTGTAGACTTAGTTAATCGTAGTCCGTTTTGTGAGTACTCTTGGCTTATATGAATTGTTTTATTGTAACACATTATGAAGAGTGGAGCAACATAAAGGCCACTCATTGTAAAAGGTGTAATACTTTATTAATATTGCTGTGGCACAGAGAACCCTTTTATGTCCATTCACTTAAGGCCAACCACATCATTGGATATGTGCATTTTCTTGAAGGAAAGTAGCTGTGATATTAAAAGTAGCAAGGAATGAAGGTTTTTATGACCTTTTGAATGGAATTAATTtagcaaaaagaaatgagagacattggacattcatttattatttgataAAGTCACTATTGTTTGGATTTTGTTGACTTAATTTTAGTTGTGAAggaattctgttttcctttttatcaaaTAGGATGTACAGTTACCCAGCTCgagttcctcctcctcctcctattgCCCGGGCTGTAGTGCCCTCCAAACGCCAGCGTGTATCAGGAAATACCTCACGAAGGGGCAAAAGTGGCTTCAATTCTAAGAGTGGACAGCGAGGATCCTCTTCTAAGTCTGGGAAATGTATGTATTAGTTTTGCAGCTTTGTGATTTTGGTATTTCTTACATGTTGGAATAGGGAAATTAATGAAGTTAGTAATATTATATCTTTGTACAAGTGGCTTTCCatgattttaattataaaaaaaggaGAAGATGGTGATTAAGGGGGCCAGATCTGCCTTCTTATCCCCAAGACCCTGGTAATTTGAAAAAAGTCACTAGACTTTAGGGAGTTTGGGGCACCTGTTAAATTTGTGAAACATCAGTCAATAAAACAGTAcgaaaatgctttaaaaagaatTGAAGTCTTTAGCAGACCTACAAAAGTCTGAACACAACTGCTAAGGGAAGGAGACACATTAGATCCAGTTTTAGTTTTAGATCCAACTAAAAATTGAGAGTCTCCATTACTGGGACAATCTGGTCCTGGCTCCATTTTTCACCAAGGGTCTCCTGGTGACAACTAGTGTTAGTGTTTGGTAACTGGTAGCTTCTGCTAAAGTTGATTCTaatctgggtttttttgtttgtattaaaGTGAAAGGAGATGACCTGCAGACGATTAAGAAGGAATTGACCCAGATAAAACAAAAAGTGGATTCTCTACTGGAAAGCCtggaaaaaattgaaaaggaacagAGCAAACAAGGAGGTAAATGGTTCTGCTGCTTGTTGGTTGTAAAGTTGGGTTAGTACCAAAGACATAAGACAGTTGAAAGTACATGTCGGAATAGGGGGATATAAAGCAATTGAATATAAAATTTGGGAAGGGCATTTGTGTGGGAGGATTTAGACTTGTGCTGCAGTTCTGTGATCATTAGTGGGGATTATCTACCTTCTGTGGACATTACTTGCCCCTAGACAGACTTGTCCTTCTCATCCCCAGTAGAGATGAAGAATGATAAGTCAGAAGAggagcagagcagcagctcccTGAAGAAAGATGAGACTAATGTGAAGATGGAGTCTGAGGGGGGTGCAGATGACTCTGCTGAGGAGGGGGACCTActggatgatgatgataatgaagaTCGGGGGGATGACCAGGTGAAAACCacgggaaaggaaagaaagaggtggTGGAGGGGGGAGCAGGGACACATGGAGTGCCTCTAACTCCATCCTATTTGTGTCTGTTTCTCACAGCTGGAGTTGATCAAGGATGATGAAAAAGAGGCTGAGGAAGGAGAGGATGACAGAGACAGCGCCAATTGCGAGGATGACTCTTAAGCACATAGTGGGGTTTAGAAATCTTGTCCCATTATTTCTTTACCTAGGCGCTTGTCTTAGATCAAAAATTTCACCAGTCCTCTCCTCTAGTATCTTCAGCACATGCTCACTGTTCTCCCCATCCTTATCCTTCCCATGTTCATTAATTCATATTGCCCTGCGCCTAGTCCCATTTTCACTTCCTTTGACGCTCCTAGTAGTTATGTTAAGTCTTACCctgtaatttttgcttttaattttgataccTCTTTATGACTTAACAATAAAAAGGATGTGTGGTTTTTATCAACTGTCTCTAAAATAATCTCTTGTTGTGCAGGGAGTGCAGTTCTTTACATTCACACATGAGCTCAGTAACTGCTTCCCTAACTTGCAAGGCAATCTCATTAGTTGACTAGCACCTGAGAGCAGCTTTGAGTTAGAGTGTGTGTGCTAAGCCCTGGGAAGAGTGCTATGTGGGGCTGGTCAACACAaatgtaacaatgtatttttGTGAATGGGAGTTGGCATGTCAGATGCATCCTCTAGAAAAATAGTGTTAATAGTCTTAAGATTTGTTTTCTAAAGTTGATACTGTGGGTTATTTTTGTGAACAGCCTGATGTTTGGGacctttttttctcaaaataaacaaGTCCTTATTAAACCAggaatttggaaaaaaacaaccctggtttttaatttttatttttgtattctataattacttcaaattctttctttcacAGCGGACTCTACAAGAACCCTAGAATGTACTAGATGTATTTTTGAGTCACAGTCATTatgcacacaaacatacacaacTCGGATTCTATGTCATTGGTTGGGTGTTGGCATTAAGGATACAAGTAGCTTTGATATGGAGTGAGGATTCTTTTGCTGAATGGCTTTTAAATCTTAATGAGAAAGTTTGGTGACTATGTTAAACCTCTTGATCAGTGCTTTTGGTCTACTTAGCAcccttttttgagattttttggTGTGTGCTAAATTGTTTCATCCTTAAGTAGAAAAGGCTCACGTGtcaaaattttaggaaaattgaAACAACTGGGCAATGAAACGTCTGTTCCATTTTTGTCCTTGTCTGTGACTCAGTTACCTTCTGGATTCTGAGTTGTACGTATGCCTCAGTGTTACTGAAGATGGGAAAGCTCTTTTCCTGGTCCTCTATAGTCCATGCCCTCCCAGGTACCTGAGAACAAAGGTTATAcattaattttgctttgaatTAGTTCAGTCCATATGAACTAATTTTTGCCCTTTTCCCCTCAACTTGACTAATTGCATTGATTTTTAGTCATGGTACAGGTTAGCAACCAAACTTACAAGGATGGATTTATTAAACATCTTTCAGATTATGATGCTTACAATAGTCCCAAAAGGTCCagttcatgttttatattttagattttcCAGCAGAGCAGAATGAAAGCATGACTAGTTTGGATTATCATTGACTTAACCCTTGTGTTCCCCAGAAAGTTGCTGTTGTTTCATAGCTGAGCAACTTTATATATCACCTCTGGGCAGAAGTCATGTCCTCTTTATAAGGATCTCATAAATCATTTTTTATAATGGGTGACAAAGCAGAATAGAAGGGGCTGAGCTATGGACTATGGACTACTGTTGGATCCCAGATCCACAGTACAAAAGTACCTTTTGTGTGTTAATTTCATCTATACTACTTACCCACGTAGTTTTTCTGATCTTAGGTGATCTTGCTTTAGCACATTAACTTAcaacaagaaaataaactatGCTTAGAGGAAAGGATCAAAGTTCTAAGATGCTGATAAAACTTGTTTTAAGATTATAGTAGCCATCCATATTAGAAATACTAGACCAGTTAGTCTAGGCATGATATGTCTTCTTTTTAATTCCCTATAAAACCAGTATTGAAACTGGAATGCCCTTTTTAAATAGCTAGAGAAATTATCATACAGTCATAGGAAATATACATACAGACATGTACATAGGATTACTGAAAAAATACCAAAGGTATTGGTCTGTTTTGATGAGGAAAAGTCATTTCACACTAGGTCTCAGGCTACTGTGAATTAAAACTCAAGTTAACTAAGAGAACAGCACTAACTTTGTATAATCATAGGTGTActcttttaatacttttaaaattcaggCTCCTAGGCCAAAACTACAGCAAAGTAAATGAAACATGATTAAATAGCATAAGTTGGTGTCTTTTGAGATCTGATCAAATCCAGATATTACGGACTTTGAAAAAGAGACTAGTGTTCTTAAAGACCATTGACCAGATGGTAGTTACATTACTTAACACTGGGCCCCAGGAAATGAAGATGAGTAGGTTCAATAGAAAttacagaggcagtgcagcttaAGGTGGAAGCCTTGACATTTTTGGTCAGCTAATTGTGTAGAGGAATTCTGGGTAACTTGACAGTCTCAAAAAGCCTTAATGCTATTCAGGGTAAATAAGATGTAAAAATACAACCATGCATTTGTtgggaataaaattcaaaatggatttttttctcaaTATGCCATGAAATCTGAGAAAATAGCCTGGAAGCttttaagaatgcagtttccAGCCAAGGTTGGAAAGTAAGAAAAATTAGGTGATGAAAAATCTCTGAAACATTGGGAAACTTGGGAGCTTGCTAGCTAGGGTACTGTGTAGTTTGATGCTGTCTCACCAGTGAAAGCTAACTTAAAGCTATTGGGCTGGAATGGATGACAAATTTGGAATGCCTAAAAGAGGGTTCCTCTAGATTTTGGTTCAGATGTTACCCCAACATCTGAAACCTGAAGGGATTATAAGGTTAGTACCACTCTGTTTAAAAGCTTGGTTTACAGAGGGAACCTTGGAACAGGAAGAAATGTAAACAGGAACAAGATTACAGTAAATTGGGAATAAACCTGAAGTCAAATGAGGATTGAAAATGTCatggaagaaatgaaacaaaaataagcatTCCAGCCATATAGTAACCATAAAATGTCAGTAAAGGAATCTACTGAACAACTTAGTAGCAATATGTTATTCAAGGAGTAAGTAGCTTGGGGAAGCAAATCTCAGAGGTATGATAGAGTAAGAACAGGTGACAGTGTACTTCACAAGTGCTTATATTTTTAGGTAGATCTAGATGAATTGGGGTGCATTGTGTAAGTAGCTGGGGAATCAGGAAGTATCTGTACATTGAATGAGATCAGTTGAAAGATGTGCTTTGCTCTGAGAACATGTGCCTGGCCTGTCACAGCATTGTCTGACCACTGGTGGACTAATCTGATTTTCAGAAGAGAACCAGGAACTATCATTTATTGTGGCCTAGGAGAATGAAGGCTTAGGCACATAAACTTTACTGTAGACAGTTgacttttttgagaaaaattcagCTGCACCAATCCAGTTAAAATTTCTGGACCCTAGTTAAAGTCAACCTTGACCAAGAAACTGCATTTCAGTTGAATTTAGAGGTATCAAAGAAAAAGTACTCTGATAATGCAAGGAAAACAGCTAATAGTAAACATTATGACAAATGAGAGTAGCCAGTAAATGAGTTACATATTACAATGCAGAGTATGGGTTACTAAGTAACTTTGAAGAACCGCACTTGCTTCATCAGTGCTGTACCTCACAGAGaacaagtattttttatattatggcattaactaataaggagaaatatTAGTGTTTGAAAAGACTTTGGGATAAAGTAATTTGGCCAGCTAAACTGCATAGCAAAAAAGCATACGGATGTATATTTGGGATAACAATTGCAAGTGTTTGGAGAGACTACATTAGGGGTATTGGAAAATTCTAAGCGAGTTTTTGTTAATCAGGTTTATAATAAAGTAAATCAAGGAAAAGGCCTCAAAACTATGTGGTTGCATTAGTAACTTCCAAGTTAAAAATTTAAGACTTCatacttacctggcaggggagaCACCATGACCAGGGTGATGCTTATCCATTGCACTCCGGATGTGCTGACCCCTTCAGTTTCTCCAAATGTGGGAAACTCAACTGCATGATTTGTGGTAGTGGGGGACTGCATTTGTGCTTTCccctgaaaaataagaaaaattcagACTTCAATTACAAAAAGCAGGACCTGTTGGAAAATGTCAAAGCCCTGTTAATGAGTGAAACTGGGACCACCCACCACTTAAATTAGAACTACAAAACAGATACAATGGAGTGAATGTCAGGAAGATAAAGCAGTTAATAGGCATTTCACAACCTAAAAATGTAATTTGAGTAATCATCAGTGTATTATCAACTTAGTTGTCAAGTGGTCCTCACCCTTGCTTGTGCATTAAAATTACCAAGAGCTTTGAAAATCCTGATGGCAACGTGTGCactccagaccaattaaatctCTGTGATTGGAACTCCCAGCATCAATGTATTTCAAGCTGCTGTAATCTCAGTTTTCTACCAACATGGGGAGCCACTGTACCAAACATTTCTATGCCCTAGACACTAACGTTGAAGATTCCGTGGTATGAGAATGTGTAACTGCAGACCTGGTCTGCTGCTCACACCATTTTAGCAATGTCTTGTgcaggaaaaaatacatttttaggtGGGAACCCACCACATCAGCTACTGAGGCTCAAGGCTAATATCATTCACAGAAGGTTTTATATGCACCTAGCACGATACTGGTTAAGCATTTAACATAGAATCTAATTTGATTTTTAGCACAATCCTATATCCTATATATGTAAGTATGGAAAAAGTAATTATTGGTTCAGTGAGTTCCAGAGAGATTAAGTACCTTGTTTAAAGCCCCATTGTTTAAAGCTCCATAGTTATTAAATAGTAGAATGAACATTTCAACATGTGATCTGATGTTAACATCCAAGGATTTTTGCTCAGGAGAGGAAATTATATTTTGGAATCCTGAATCCCAGGAAACGACAAACTATTTCCAAAATATGGCAACAGATTCTAGGATCCTCAAAAGGAAAAGTACTGTCACCATTTTTCTGTTCattctgtacactgaaaactagtGTGGTTTGTATACCTAACAGTTGCAAAAGCACATTATTGAAAATGCTTGGCTAAGCTGAAGTGCTGCTGTTGAATGCAACATCCTTGggctttaaaaatatagaaacaatacaaagaattcaATCTCCCCCTCATTTTCCTCAGCTCTTACTGGGACACCCCGAGGCACTATTTTAAACCATTTCTTGTACCTCAAACAACAAACGTTACAAATAGCTTATAAAAATCACTTTGTCAGGACAATACTCTGATTACACAACTGGCCCTGTAGCTTGATGCCTGTGTGGCCCTTTTGAAAGTACCTGGCACCATCACTGTGAGTGTCCTGAGACTGGCCTTCCAAAAAAGTACTCAATATGAACAGGGTTCATTGACAAGGTGAGTAACCTTTGCAGACCCACACAAGCCAAATAATGAATTTCTGGTGTGAATTTGGGACATAAGTTGGGGTTTAGGGGTGGGGAGTGAGCTTGAGAATCTACCTATTATAATAATTCAGTGACTCAGAACCAAGCCGTCCATTTCCAGCTTGGTCCTTTGTTAACAGGTTAACAGGTTCCCATTGAGACTTGGAAATAGTCCTATGCCTAGGGACCATCAAGTCTTCGTGTCTGATgcaattttttttgtctgttttgtcccTGCTCTAAGGGATGCTTGCTCAGAGAGGTATGAATAAGATACTTAAAAGCCCCTCGGCCCAGCTGAGGAAAATTGCCCCCAACCAGGGGACTTGTAGGGCAGTGTTCTGCTGAGTAGCTAGCTAGACCCAGCTGCCAGCTCAACCTCACCCCCAGTATTTCTCTCCCTACTTGGAACCTGTAGTTTTCTCATCTAGCCAAACGTGCCCTTTACCCATAACTATATGGACCCTCCATAAAAGCTGTTCCGTATTAGCAGCTAGGTGGCTCCCAAAGCCCCAGAAGCTGCTGCAATTTAGCTGCCAGAAAGTTTTCTGCATAACTGCTGGAAATGCAGTGGTCTGCTTTGTCCTTGCCAGGTCCCCTATCCTGGACTGACCCTCTGCATTCCTCCAGCTAGAGGTGTTCCAGCTTCTGCCTAGGACAGGAGGAGGAGCAGTCCTTCGCAGAACCTGCTTTCCTAACGGAAACCTAGCAGCATCCTCACTTCCTCACTGTTACCTGACTGCCTCTGACAATGGACTCAGTCTTTTGCATCCCCTCTTACCTGGGCATAAGATCCCATGCATTCTCCTTGTGGGGCCCAACTACAACCTGGGTACAGACCTAGGGCCTTATTATCTCCCTCCCAGCCTGTGGATCAGGCCCATGGCAGCACTCCTCTGAAGTTGATGCTGTCTTAAACACCCACCTAAGCCTAAGGATATACATCTTCACTTCAAAATACAAACCCTCCAGCAGAGTCCCTCACCTCCTCAAGGAGTCTGCAGTCCATGCAAATGACTCCAAGATTCATTTTCTCTAGATCTCTGCAGACCTAGGAAGCTTTGTCTTAGCTTTGGTTTATCCAAAGAGTCTTGTCTTTCTCACCAGGGTAGCAGCCTCCTGCCTGCCCCTTGAACACTGTCCTCCATGTTGCCTTCCTTGCAATGCCCTCTGCGTGTTGTTTTTCACTGGTGGTTCCATAGCCACGCCCTCCAGCCCATGGGCACTCTCCCTCCTTTTTTTGCTGCTTTATGGTaatcttcatttctctccttgaGCAGTATTTGTACTTGGCAGCTTCAGAATATCCCAGGCTCAATTCAGCTGCAATATGGTCACATACCTTTTTTCTTAAGAAGTGTGCTAGTCAAACAGTAATGACCGAAGTTAACGAAGTACGTATTCCTCTGTACCCAGCTGATGGAACACATGCTCTGTTCAGAAATAAAGATGACACAGCATATTTAACATAGCTGTTGttaatgtgcttttaaaatacCTGTCCAATGTTTGTTTTCTGCATTCTTACTGCCACACCCTAGTCCAAGCTACCATCACTTTGCTCCCGGCTCCCGGCAGTACCCTCCTGTATGCCCATATCCACTGTAGTCCTTTGCCAGTCACTTCACCATTCCAGCCACAGTGATCTTTCCAAAACCCTCATATACTCATGGCACTTCTAGGCTTAAAGCCCTTCTGGCTTTACGTACCCTCAATATAATAACAAAACAGAGTATATATGGCCATAAATGGCTTCCCTTGTCCCTCTATCTAGCTTCTCCACCAAATGCTCCCTCACTTTCCCTGTTCCAACCAGATAGGACTTTTTTGTGCCTCTTACACCCCATGCtctccctctgcacctctgcccATTTGGTTCCCTAGTTAACTCCTATTAATCCTTAGAGTGCAGCTCAAGTGTTGCTTCCTCCAGGAGTCCTCCCCTGCCTTTCTTACATAGGTcaatagactcacagaaccaGGAATCTCATCCTAGTAGCACTAATTACAGTCATGCTCATCAATATTTCTCTTAGTAGAGTGGAACTCAATGAGAACAGGAGCCACATCTATGACTGTTCACTGATAGATCCCAAGTGCTTATCCAGTGGCTGAAACAAATAACGTGGAATGACTGaatgggaaagggaaaggaagaagtggGGGAGGGTTAGCCTTGGGTGAGACAGCCCTGTAAACAGGCAGCCAGAAGGCCAAGCAAGGCTGAACAGCTGACTTCACAAGGAAGGTTGTGGAGGAATGTACTACCTGTGCCCATCCCAATCGGATGCTTTCTTACAGTGAATATTGGTGCCACTGCTTTCACTGCAGTATTTCACAATCCTCTCCCAAT
This is a stretch of genomic DNA from Manis javanica isolate MJ-LG chromosome 8, MJ_LKY, whole genome shotgun sequence. It encodes these proteins:
- the HNRNPC gene encoding heterogeneous nuclear ribonucleoproteins C1/C2 isoform X2, translating into MASNVTNKTDPRSMNSRVFIGNLNTLVVKKSDVEAIFSKYGKIVGCSVHKGFAFVQYVNERNARAAVAGEDGRMIAGQVLDINLAAEPKVNRGKAGVKRSAAEMYGSVPEHPSPSPLLSSSFDLDYDFQRDYYDRMYSYPARVPPPPPIARAVVPSKRQRVSGNTSRRGKSGFNSKSGQRGSSSKSGKLKGDDLQTIKKELTQIKQKVDSLLESLEKIEKEQSKQGEMKNDKSEEEQSSSSLKKDETNVKMESEGGADDSAEEGDLLDDDDNEDRGDDQLELIKDDEKEAEEGEDDRDSANCEDDS
- the HNRNPC gene encoding heterogeneous nuclear ribonucleoproteins C1/C2 isoform X4 — its product is MASNVTNKTDPRSMNSRVFIGNLNTLVVKKSDVEAIFSKYGKIVGCSVHKGFAFVQYVNERNARAAVAGEDGRMIAGQVLDINLAAEPKVNRGKAGVKRSAAEMYGSSFDLDYDFQRDYYDRMYSYPARVPPPPPIARAVVPSKRQRVSGNTSRRGKSGFNSKSGQRGSSSKSGKLKGDDLQTIKKELTQIKQKVDSLLESLEKIEKEQSKQGEMKNDKSEEEQSSSSLKKDETNVKMESEGGADDSAEEGDLLDDDDNEDRGDDQLELIKDDEKEAEEGEDDRDSANCEDDS
- the HNRNPC gene encoding heterogeneous nuclear ribonucleoproteins C1/C2 isoform X5, with product MDAQPGAAAARMTWSQGGLRNRCTPFLGDDINLAAEPKVNRGKAGVKRSAAEMYGSVPEHPSPSPLLSSSFDLDYDFQRDYYDRMYSYPARVPPPPPIARAVVPSKRQRVSGNTSRRGKSGFNSKSGQRGSSSKSGKLKGDDLQTIKKELTQIKQKVDSLLESLEKIEKEQSKQGVEMKNDKSEEEQSSSSLKKDETNVKMESEGGADDSAEEGDLLDDDDNEDRGDDQLELIKDDEKEAEEGEDDRDSANCEDDS
- the HNRNPC gene encoding heterogeneous nuclear ribonucleoproteins C1/C2 isoform X6, which gives rise to MDAQPGAAAARMTWSQGGLRNRCTPFLGDDINLAAEPKVNRGKAGVKRSAAEMYGSSFDLDYDFQRDYYDRMYSYPARVPPPPPIARAVVPSKRQRVSGNTSRRGKSGFNSKSGQRGSSSKSGKLKGDDLQTIKKELTQIKQKVDSLLESLEKIEKEQSKQGVEMKNDKSEEEQSSSSLKKDETNVKMESEGGADDSAEEGDLLDDDDNEDRGDDQLELIKDDEKEAEEGEDDRDSANCEDDS
- the HNRNPC gene encoding heterogeneous nuclear ribonucleoproteins C1/C2 isoform X3 encodes the protein MASNVTNKTDPRSMNSRVFIGNLNTLVVKKSDVEAIFSKYGKIVGCSVHKGFAFVQYVNERNARAAVAGEDGRMIAGQVLDINLAAEPKVNRGKAGVKRSAAEMYGSSFDLDYDFQRDYYDRMYSYPARVPPPPPIARAVVPSKRQRVSGNTSRRGKSGFNSKSGQRGSSSKSGKLKGDDLQTIKKELTQIKQKVDSLLESLEKIEKEQSKQGVEMKNDKSEEEQSSSSLKKDETNVKMESEGGADDSAEEGDLLDDDDNEDRGDDQLELIKDDEKEAEEGEDDRDSANCEDDS
- the HNRNPC gene encoding heterogeneous nuclear ribonucleoproteins C1/C2 isoform X1; protein product: MASNVTNKTDPRSMNSRVFIGNLNTLVVKKSDVEAIFSKYGKIVGCSVHKGFAFVQYVNERNARAAVAGEDGRMIAGQVLDINLAAEPKVNRGKAGVKRSAAEMYGSVPEHPSPSPLLSSSFDLDYDFQRDYYDRMYSYPARVPPPPPIARAVVPSKRQRVSGNTSRRGKSGFNSKSGQRGSSSKSGKLKGDDLQTIKKELTQIKQKVDSLLESLEKIEKEQSKQGVEMKNDKSEEEQSSSSLKKDETNVKMESEGGADDSAEEGDLLDDDDNEDRGDDQLELIKDDEKEAEEGEDDRDSANCEDDS
- the HNRNPC gene encoding heterogeneous nuclear ribonucleoproteins C1/C2 isoform X7, with the translated sequence MYSEIFLIFSYNINLAAEPKVNRGKAGVKRSAAEMYGSVPEHPSPSPLLSSSFDLDYDFQRDYYDRMYSYPARVPPPPPIARAVVPSKRQRVSGNTSRRGKSGFNSKSGQRGSSSKSGKLKGDDLQTIKKELTQIKQKVDSLLESLEKIEKEQSKQGVEMKNDKSEEEQSSSSLKKDETNVKMESEGGADDSAEEGDLLDDDDNEDRGDDQLELIKDDEKEAEEGEDDRDSANCEDDS